One stretch of Qipengyuania gelatinilytica DNA includes these proteins:
- a CDS encoding multidrug effflux MFS transporter has product MRNDQLAGGERPLPDRARRAAIGERELIWMMALLMACNAFGIDAILPALDALATDLGAAGNDRQFVVGAYLLAAGFGTLVPGAFADRYGRRPVLFTALAFYIGLSIACALATTYDMLVALRAAQGFFAAGIIALPPAIIRDRVGGDKMARMMSLIFVIFLLVPAVAPSIGQAVLVAFNDWRWIFAAMAVLGCAMTAWVYFRLPETLHEEDVQEIHLPTITRNMKSAVTLRETIGYTLGSALVFGGLFGFINSSQQLIGEAFGAGDKFPLIFAICAGCMAIANWSNSRIVERFGARKVSHAALFAFIFVAALQLWFANDPNETLWTFVPLMAANMSLLGFIGANFGSIALQPFRHIAGAASSAQGFLRMTSGAALGAFIGYMYDGTARPLALALLCTAVLSLVFVLFSERGELFGEKMDDN; this is encoded by the coding sequence ATGCGAAACGATCAACTTGCCGGTGGCGAACGCCCGCTTCCCGACCGCGCCCGGCGCGCGGCGATCGGCGAGCGCGAGCTGATCTGGATGATGGCGCTGCTGATGGCGTGCAACGCTTTCGGCATCGATGCCATCCTGCCTGCCCTCGACGCACTCGCGACCGATCTCGGCGCGGCTGGTAATGACCGCCAGTTCGTGGTCGGCGCATACCTGTTGGCCGCAGGCTTCGGGACGCTGGTGCCCGGCGCCTTTGCCGACCGCTATGGTCGGCGGCCCGTGCTGTTTACCGCGCTGGCATTCTACATCGGCCTTTCGATCGCCTGCGCGCTGGCGACGACCTACGATATGCTGGTCGCCTTGCGGGCAGCGCAGGGATTTTTCGCAGCGGGCATCATTGCCCTTCCGCCAGCGATCATTCGCGACCGTGTCGGAGGCGACAAGATGGCGCGCATGATGAGCCTCATTTTCGTGATCTTCCTGCTCGTTCCAGCCGTCGCGCCCAGCATCGGCCAGGCGGTTTTGGTGGCATTCAACGACTGGCGCTGGATTTTCGCGGCGATGGCCGTGCTCGGCTGCGCGATGACTGCCTGGGTCTATTTCCGCCTGCCCGAAACGCTGCACGAGGAAGACGTGCAGGAGATCCACCTGCCGACCATCACGCGCAACATGAAGAGCGCTGTGACCCTGCGCGAGACCATCGGCTATACGCTCGGCAGTGCGCTGGTATTCGGCGGGCTGTTCGGCTTCATCAATTCCTCGCAGCAGCTCATCGGCGAGGCTTTCGGCGCAGGCGACAAGTTTCCGCTGATCTTCGCGATCTGTGCCGGCTGCATGGCAATCGCGAACTGGTCGAACAGCCGCATCGTGGAGCGCTTCGGTGCCCGCAAGGTGAGCCATGCGGCGCTTTTCGCTTTCATCTTCGTGGCCGCCCTGCAGCTGTGGTTCGCCAACGACCCGAACGAAACGCTGTGGACCTTCGTCCCGCTTATGGCGGCAAACATGAGCCTGCTCGGCTTTATCGGTGCGAACTTCGGCAGCATCGCGCTCCAGCCCTTCCGGCATATCGCGGGTGCAGCCTCCAGCGCGCAGGGCTTCCTGCGCATGACCAGCGGCGCGGCGCTGGGCGCTTTTATCGGCTATATGTATGACGGTACGGCGCGCCCCTTGGCGCTGGCGCTTCTGTGCACGGCGGTGCTGAGCCTCGTCTTCGTGCTCTTCTCCGAACGCGGCGAGCTGTTCGGCGAGAAGATGGACGACAACTAG
- a CDS encoding acyl-CoA carboxylase subunit beta encodes MSWENELEELRRREAMAEKMGGPDKLARQHGRGKMDARARLAALVDDGSFREIGKIAGKGHYDEDGNLTGVLPAPFLFGKALINGRPVVATADDFTIRGGAADAGISRKMVQAEKMAHELKLPLIRMIDGTGGGGSVKTLEQIGATYIPAVPGWSDVVKNLDTVPVVALALGPTAGLGAARTVASHYSIMVKGLSQIFAAGPAVVDGLGESYKGSTDHSQAKEDLGGSGIHTRNGVVDDEVGSEAEAFARARHFLSFMPEHVGQLARRSNCTDPVHRREEELLSLVPREDKQVYSMRRCMEMVFDQGTVFEIGRMWGRACITALARLDGWPVMVLASDPSYLGGSWEAKTSEKVERFVKLADQFRLPIVHLVDNPGFMIGREAEMAGTIRYGVQAMNAIYKASVPLASIVLRRAYGIAGSAMSNAETFQYRYCWPSGDWGSLPIAGGLEVAYKSELEAAENPAAELAAIRERLDKVTSPFRSAERFNVEDIIDPRDTRPLLCEFAGLAWRRLESEA; translated from the coding sequence ATGAGCTGGGAAAACGAACTCGAGGAATTGCGCCGCCGCGAGGCAATGGCCGAAAAGATGGGCGGGCCGGACAAGCTCGCGCGCCAGCACGGACGCGGCAAGATGGATGCCCGCGCGCGACTCGCGGCGCTGGTCGACGACGGCTCGTTCCGCGAGATCGGCAAGATCGCCGGCAAGGGCCATTATGACGAGGACGGCAATCTCACCGGTGTCCTTCCCGCCCCCTTCCTCTTCGGCAAGGCGCTGATCAATGGCCGCCCCGTGGTGGCCACGGCGGACGATTTCACCATTCGCGGCGGCGCGGCCGATGCGGGGATTTCCCGCAAGATGGTGCAGGCCGAGAAGATGGCGCACGAGCTCAAGCTCCCGCTCATCCGCATGATCGACGGCACAGGTGGCGGCGGCTCGGTGAAGACACTCGAACAGATCGGCGCGACATACATTCCCGCCGTGCCCGGCTGGTCCGACGTGGTGAAGAATCTTGACACGGTGCCGGTCGTGGCGCTCGCGCTTGGACCCACCGCTGGTCTCGGCGCAGCGCGCACCGTTGCCAGCCATTATTCGATCATGGTGAAGGGCCTTAGCCAGATCTTCGCTGCCGGTCCCGCTGTGGTCGATGGGCTGGGCGAAAGTTACAAGGGTTCGACTGACCACAGCCAAGCCAAGGAAGACCTCGGCGGCAGCGGCATCCACACGCGCAACGGCGTGGTCGATGACGAGGTCGGCAGCGAGGCAGAAGCCTTCGCCCGGGCGCGCCACTTCCTGTCTTTCATGCCCGAACATGTCGGCCAGCTTGCCCGCCGTTCGAATTGCACCGACCCGGTCCATCGCCGCGAGGAAGAACTGCTCAGCCTGGTCCCGCGCGAGGACAAGCAGGTCTATTCGATGCGCCGATGCATGGAGATGGTGTTCGACCAGGGCACGGTGTTCGAGATCGGCCGCATGTGGGGCCGCGCCTGCATCACCGCCCTCGCCCGGCTGGACGGATGGCCGGTCATGGTGCTTGCCAGCGACCCGTCCTATCTCGGCGGGAGCTGGGAGGCGAAGACATCGGAAAAGGTCGAACGCTTCGTAAAGCTCGCCGACCAGTTCCGCCTGCCCATCGTGCACCTCGTCGACAACCCCGGCTTCATGATCGGACGCGAGGCGGAGATGGCGGGCACGATCCGCTACGGCGTGCAGGCGATGAATGCGATCTACAAGGCCAGCGTCCCGCTCGCCTCCATCGTGCTACGCCGCGCTTATGGCATTGCCGGCAGCGCGATGAGCAATGCCGAGACTTTCCAGTACCGCTATTGCTGGCCCTCGGGCGACTGGGGTTCGCTCCCCATCGCGGGCGGTCTGGAAGTGGCTTACAAGTCCGAGCTTGAAGCCGCAGAGAACCCCGCTGCAGAACTCGCTGCCATTCGCGAACGGCTGGACAAGGTCACCTCGCCCTTCCGAAGTGCCGAACGCTTCAATGTCGAGGACATCATCGACCCGCGCGACACGCGGCCGCTGCTGTGCGAATTCGCCGGGCTTGCATGGAGGCGGCTGGAGAGCGAGGCCTAG